One genomic window of Tenacibaculum tangerinum includes the following:
- a CDS encoding alanine racemase: MAELIIYSERIKNNIKKLSAFFEKNHIEWSLVTKVFSGDKTFLKTILTPDVTQKINSIGDSRLTSLRNLREVNPDLRTIYIKPPAKMYADDVVEYADISLNSSLTTIESLNEAAKKIGKVHEIIIMIEMGELREGIKRDDILGFYEKVFNLSNIEVIGIGSNLGCMYGVEPTYDKLLQLSLYKELISAKFNKDLKYVSGGTSITLPLVENGVAPKDINHFRIGEAAFFGISPLENKQFQDLHTETFEFYANVIELEKKKVVPDGIISEASIGHTSNYDESDIQETSYKAILDFGLLDVDKNDIDVEDKEISFVGITSDMLVIDVGLNKNELGETKYKVGDKVKFRLSYMGVARLLSSKFIDKIYVEKE, encoded by the coding sequence ATGGCAGAATTAATCATCTATTCTGAAAGGATAAAGAATAACATAAAAAAGTTAAGCGCTTTTTTTGAAAAGAACCACATAGAGTGGAGTTTGGTAACAAAGGTTTTTTCAGGAGATAAAACATTTTTAAAAACAATTTTAACTCCAGATGTAACCCAAAAAATAAACTCCATAGGAGATTCTCGCTTAACAAGCTTACGCAATTTAAGAGAAGTAAATCCAGATTTACGAACTATTTATATAAAACCTCCTGCCAAGATGTATGCCGATGATGTGGTAGAATATGCTGATATTTCTTTAAACAGCTCTTTGACTACCATAGAATCGTTAAATGAAGCAGCAAAGAAGATAGGAAAAGTTCATGAAATCATTATTATGATTGAAATGGGGGAGTTAAGAGAAGGGATAAAAAGAGATGATATTTTAGGTTTTTATGAAAAAGTATTCAATTTATCGAATATCGAAGTAATAGGTATTGGTTCAAACTTAGGCTGTATGTATGGGGTAGAGCCTACGTACGATAAGTTGTTGCAATTATCGTTGTACAAAGAACTGATATCAGCAAAATTTAATAAGGATTTAAAATATGTTTCAGGAGGTACATCGATTACACTTCCGCTGGTAGAAAATGGTGTTGCTCCTAAAGATATCAATCATTTTAGAATTGGAGAGGCGGCTTTTTTTGGAATCAGTCCTCTTGAAAACAAACAATTTCAAGATTTACATACCGAAACCTTTGAGTTTTATGCAAATGTAATAGAGCTAGAAAAGAAAAAAGTAGTGCCCGATGGTATTATTAGTGAAGCGAGTATAGGACATACCTCTAACTATGACGAAAGCGATATACAAGAAACCTCTTATAAAGCGATTTTAGACTTTGGTTTACTCGATGTAGATAAGAACGATATTGATGTAGAAGATAAAGAAATATCTTTTGTCGGGATAACTTCAGATATGTTAGTAATTGATGTGGGACTTAATAAAAATGAGTTGGGAGAAACGAAATACAAAGTAGGAGATAAGGTGAAATTCAGACTGAGTTATATGGGTGTTGCCAGACTGTTAAGTTCTAAGTTTATTGACAAAATTTACGTAGAAAAAGAGTAG
- a CDS encoding PorP/SprF family type IX secretion system membrane protein: MRKRITYSLLLVLLISTKSIAQETLPIYADYLSDNVYLLHPAAAGIGDCGKIRLTARQQWLGVDDAPALQTASFHAKLDEYSNTGLGVILFNDKNGYHSQKGIQGTYAYHIDMGNENLFNQLSFGLSFSVVQNERDQRTFVNDPAVSQVIESDFYFNADFGMAYHKNGLSSYFTVKNVFLSAKNNLNQNFESFNLRNYILGGGYFFGDREKLQFEPSFMFQYKEQTAEKIADVNFKVYKTLSETQLWAALSYRRSFDGNVFGEAQYITPIVGVNYKNWMFAYTYTQQTGDIVFSNGGFHQLSLGINLFCTKRRAAACPNINGSFTY, translated from the coding sequence ATGAGAAAAAGAATTACATATTCGTTACTTTTAGTATTGTTAATCAGTACTAAGAGTATTGCACAAGAAACATTACCAATTTATGCCGATTATTTGTCTGACAATGTATATTTGTTACACCCTGCAGCGGCTGGTATTGGCGATTGTGGAAAAATACGGTTAACAGCTCGCCAACAATGGTTAGGGGTCGATGATGCCCCTGCTTTACAAACAGCAAGTTTTCATGCAAAATTAGATGAGTACAGTAATACAGGGCTTGGTGTTATACTTTTTAACGATAAAAACGGGTATCATTCTCAAAAAGGTATTCAGGGTACCTATGCATACCATATTGATATGGGGAACGAAAACCTTTTTAATCAATTATCTTTTGGATTGTCTTTTTCTGTTGTTCAGAATGAAAGAGATCAAAGAACATTTGTAAACGATCCTGCCGTAAGTCAGGTTATTGAAAGTGATTTTTATTTCAATGCCGATTTTGGTATGGCGTATCATAAAAATGGATTGTCTTCATACTTTACCGTGAAAAACGTATTCTTGTCAGCAAAAAATAACTTAAATCAAAATTTTGAATCTTTCAATCTAAGAAATTATATATTGGGAGGAGGTTATTTTTTTGGAGACAGAGAAAAACTACAGTTTGAGCCCTCATTTATGTTTCAGTACAAGGAACAAACGGCAGAAAAGATTGCAGATGTGAACTTTAAAGTGTACAAAACCTTGAGTGAAACGCAATTATGGGCAGCATTATCGTATAGAAGAAGTTTTGATGGAAATGTATTTGGAGAAGCTCAATATATAACACCCATAGTTGGGGTTAATTATAAAAACTGGATGTTTGCTTATACCTATACACAGCAAACTGGCGATATTGTTTTTTCAAACGGAGGTTTTCATCAATTATCTTTAGGAATAAATTTGTTTTGTACAAAAAGAAGAGCGGCTGCTTGTCCTAATATCAACGGAAGTTTTACCTATTAA
- a CDS encoding AraC family transcriptional regulator, giving the protein MKVLPFKIPKTQNIGLIYQEDKEDYFYDKFHQHEEIQVCVIVKGEGTLIVGDTITKYASGDVLVIGSYLPHVFKSDASIIKESFMISLFFTKHSFGKDFFLLDDFKELLPFFEKSVSGFKLVENRREVMKIFLGLQKSTNLNRFIGLLQVLKIVINSKTEALASFVYPKRYTDNEGDRMRTIMDFTMNNFDKNINLHEIAEKANMTPNAFCRYFKQRTNKTYFTFLNELRIENACKLLVSNNSLTISEIAYKCGFNNLSNFNRSFKKNKLIKPSEYRINSGF; this is encoded by the coding sequence ATGAAAGTTTTACCGTTTAAAATACCTAAAACCCAAAATATTGGATTGATTTATCAAGAAGATAAAGAAGATTATTTTTACGATAAATTTCATCAGCATGAAGAAATACAGGTGTGTGTAATCGTTAAAGGAGAAGGTACACTGATTGTTGGTGATACGATTACCAAGTATGCATCCGGTGATGTTTTGGTAATAGGAAGTTACTTGCCACATGTTTTTAAAAGTGATGCTTCTATTATTAAAGAATCGTTTATGATTTCATTATTTTTTACGAAGCATTCTTTTGGAAAAGATTTTTTTTTGTTAGATGATTTTAAAGAATTGCTTCCTTTTTTTGAAAAGTCAGTATCAGGATTTAAACTTGTTGAAAATAGAAGAGAAGTAATGAAGATTTTTTTAGGATTGCAAAAATCTACCAACCTGAACCGATTTATAGGCTTACTTCAAGTTTTAAAGATTGTAATAAACTCAAAAACAGAAGCACTTGCGAGTTTTGTTTACCCAAAAAGATATACAGATAATGAGGGGGATAGAATGCGTACTATCATGGATTTTACAATGAATAATTTTGATAAAAATATCAATTTACATGAAATTGCTGAAAAGGCAAACATGACTCCTAATGCCTTTTGCAGGTATTTTAAACAACGAACCAATAAAACCTATTTTACTTTTTTAAATGAATTACGAATCGAAAACGCCTGTAAATTATTAGTTTCAAATAATTCTCTTACAATCAGTGAAATAGCATATAAATGCGGATTCAATAACTTGTCTAATTTCAATAGAAGTTTTAAAAAAAATAAATTGATAAAACCATCAGAATACAGAATAAATTCGGGTTTTTAG
- a CDS encoding dihydrodipicolinate synthase family protein — MRINWKGVMPAVTTKFTNNDTLDLNMFEVNIKAQLDAGVHGIVLGGTLGEASTLSDEEKRILTRTAVDLVENQVPVLINIAEQTTKGAIEAAQKAEEDGAKGLMMLPPMRYKSCDRETVEYFKAVANNTSLPIMVYNNPVDYKIEVTLDMFEELLTCDNIEAVKESTRDISNVTRIKNRFGNRLKIMTGVDTLALESLLMGADGWIAGLVCAFPKETVAIYELQKAGRIQEALEIYRWFLPLLELDINPKLVQNIKLAEVATGIGTENVRAPRLPLVGEERKQVLNIIEIGLKNRPILPDYKSLSLTH; from the coding sequence ATGCGTATAAATTGGAAAGGCGTAATGCCAGCAGTAACAACAAAGTTTACAAATAATGATACTTTAGACTTGAATATGTTTGAAGTAAATATAAAAGCACAGCTCGATGCTGGTGTTCATGGAATTGTACTAGGCGGTACTTTAGGGGAAGCCAGTACCTTGTCTGATGAAGAAAAAAGAATATTGACAAGAACTGCTGTCGACCTTGTAGAGAATCAAGTTCCCGTATTAATTAACATTGCTGAACAAACGACTAAAGGTGCTATTGAAGCAGCCCAAAAAGCCGAAGAAGACGGAGCGAAAGGGTTGATGATGCTTCCTCCTATGCGCTATAAATCTTGTGATAGAGAAACTGTTGAATACTTCAAAGCAGTAGCAAATAATACCTCACTTCCGATTATGGTATACAACAATCCTGTTGATTATAAAATTGAGGTTACGTTAGATATGTTTGAAGAATTGTTAACCTGTGATAATATCGAAGCTGTTAAAGAATCAACTCGAGACATTTCTAACGTAACGCGGATTAAAAACCGTTTCGGAAATCGTTTAAAAATAATGACGGGTGTCGATACCTTAGCCTTAGAAAGCTTGTTAATGGGAGCAGATGGTTGGATAGCTGGTTTAGTTTGTGCTTTTCCGAAAGAAACAGTAGCCATTTATGAATTGCAAAAAGCAGGACGTATACAGGAAGCCTTAGAAATTTATCGTTGGTTTTTACCGTTGCTTGAATTAGATATAAACCCTAAATTAGTACAAAACATTAAACTAGCCGAAGTCGCTACAGGTATTGGTACCGAAAATGTTCGAGCACCAAGGCTACCCTTAGTTGGTGAAGAGCGCAAACAGGTTTTAAACATAATAGAAATAGGTTTAAAAAACAGACCGATACTACCCGATTATAAATCGCTATCATTAACCCATTGA
- a CDS encoding NAD(P)/FAD-dependent oxidoreductase yields MKNCIIIGGGIIGLSTAYYLQKEGHQVTVVEKSDFSSGASYVNAGIITPSHIISLAAPGMISKGLKWMLSSTSPLAIKPRLDYDFFQWAWLFKKSATHQKVAAAIPVIKNFNVFSKELYEEIKASKDFDFHYQHKGLMMYYKTDKMGEEEWNIGKLGIQEGLKVELLTAQETQKLEPHISLNIKGAVYYHSDAHMTPNEYMQQLKLYLEEHNVTFLSDEEVLDFHISTNKVVSITTKNSTIIGDEFILTTGSWTQKLAKKLGITIPVQAGKGYRMNVKSKTGISIPAILTEAKVAVTPMNGFTRFGGMMEIAGINQKINKKRVDAIVNASKSYYNGLSINENEINNVETGLRPCSPDGLPYIGRLSKIKNVTVATGHAMMGWSLGPATGKLVSEIISDKKTSLPMTPFNVERFN; encoded by the coding sequence TTGAAAAACTGTATTATCATTGGCGGTGGAATCATAGGTTTATCTACTGCATATTATCTTCAAAAAGAAGGACACCAAGTAACGGTAGTTGAAAAATCAGATTTTTCATCGGGAGCTTCGTATGTCAATGCGGGAATTATTACTCCTAGTCATATTATTTCCTTAGCTGCTCCTGGAATGATTAGCAAAGGGCTCAAATGGATGCTCAGTTCTACCAGTCCGTTAGCTATCAAACCTCGTTTAGATTATGATTTCTTTCAATGGGCTTGGTTATTTAAAAAATCAGCAACCCACCAAAAAGTGGCAGCGGCTATTCCTGTTATTAAAAACTTTAATGTGTTCAGTAAAGAACTATACGAAGAGATCAAAGCTTCAAAAGATTTTGATTTTCATTACCAGCATAAAGGATTGATGATGTATTATAAAACTGATAAAATGGGGGAAGAGGAATGGAATATCGGAAAACTTGGTATACAAGAAGGATTGAAGGTTGAACTTTTAACTGCCCAAGAAACTCAAAAACTAGAACCCCATATTTCATTGAATATCAAAGGAGCTGTATATTACCATTCTGATGCGCACATGACTCCGAACGAATATATGCAACAATTGAAGTTGTATTTAGAAGAACACAACGTTACATTTTTATCTGATGAAGAAGTGTTAGACTTTCATATTTCTACCAATAAAGTGGTATCAATTACAACTAAAAACAGCACGATTATTGGTGATGAGTTTATTTTAACTACTGGATCTTGGACACAAAAACTAGCTAAAAAATTAGGAATTACGATTCCTGTTCAGGCAGGTAAAGGATATCGAATGAACGTAAAAAGTAAAACGGGTATTAGCATACCAGCTATTTTAACCGAGGCGAAGGTTGCCGTTACTCCGATGAATGGATTTACACGTTTTGGTGGTATGATGGAAATTGCTGGTATCAATCAAAAAATCAATAAAAAAAGAGTAGATGCCATTGTAAATGCTAGTAAAAGTTATTACAACGGATTAAGCATCAATGAAAACGAAATAAACAATGTTGAAACTGGCTTACGCCCATGCTCTCCTGATGGATTACCATACATTGGCAGACTATCAAAGATTAAAAATGTAACCGTAGCAACTGGACATGCTATGATGGGATGGAGTTTAGGCCCTGCTACGGGTAAATTGGTTTCTGAAATTATTTCTGATAAAAAAACGAGTTTACCTATGACTCCTTTTAATGTAGAACGTTTTAATTAG
- a CDS encoding 4-hydroxyproline epimerase, whose amino-acid sequence MKKTFFCIDAHTCGNPVRVVAGGGPNLSGASMSEKRQHFLKEYDWIRKGLMFEPRGHDMMSGSILFPPHNPENDVAVLFIETSGCLPMCGHGTIGTITIAIEEGLVSPKFPGKIKMETPAGLVEIEYQQTGKKVDWVRLTNVKSYLAAEDLTIECPELGEITFDVAYGGNYYAIVDPQKNFSGIHNFTASKIIQYSQIVRNRINEKYPNMFIHPENDTIRDVTHILWTGNPIDPTSSGRNAVFYGNKAIDRSPCGTGTSARLAQLYAKGKLQLGEEFIHESFIGSKFIGRVVKETTLNGKQAIIPSIEGWAKVYGYNTIIIDDEDDPYAHGFQVI is encoded by the coding sequence ATGAAAAAAACTTTTTTTTGCATTGATGCACATACTTGTGGTAACCCTGTAAGAGTTGTTGCAGGCGGAGGTCCGAATTTATCAGGAGCGAGTATGAGTGAAAAACGCCAGCATTTTTTAAAAGAATACGATTGGATTCGCAAAGGACTCATGTTTGAACCTCGTGGACACGATATGATGAGTGGCTCTATCTTATTTCCTCCTCACAACCCTGAAAATGATGTTGCTGTTTTATTTATTGAAACTTCTGGATGTTTACCCATGTGTGGTCATGGAACCATCGGAACAATAACCATCGCCATTGAAGAAGGATTGGTAAGTCCTAAATTTCCGGGAAAAATTAAAATGGAAACACCTGCAGGATTGGTTGAAATTGAATACCAACAAACTGGTAAAAAAGTAGATTGGGTTCGACTAACGAATGTAAAAAGTTATCTAGCTGCCGAAGATTTAACAATAGAATGCCCCGAATTAGGTGAAATTACTTTTGATGTTGCCTACGGCGGAAACTATTATGCTATTGTTGACCCTCAAAAAAACTTTTCGGGAATCCATAATTTTACCGCTTCTAAAATTATTCAATACTCTCAAATTGTTCGAAATCGAATCAATGAAAAATATCCAAATATGTTTATTCATCCCGAAAACGATACGATTAGAGATGTAACGCATATCTTATGGACAGGCAACCCTATCGACCCAACTTCCTCAGGAAGAAATGCTGTTTTTTATGGTAATAAAGCGATTGATAGAAGTCCGTGCGGCACAGGAACCTCAGCGCGTTTAGCGCAATTATATGCCAAAGGAAAACTACAACTTGGTGAAGAATTTATTCATGAAAGTTTTATTGGAAGTAAGTTTATAGGTCGAGTAGTGAAAGAAACTACTTTAAACGGAAAACAAGCCATTATTCCGAGCATAGAAGGTTGGGCTAAAGTATACGGATATAACACCATTATAATTGATGATGAAGATGACCCGTATGCACATGGTTTTCAAGTTATTTAA
- a CDS encoding OmpH family outer membrane protein codes for MKKNILSIVLLLLASIAVAQKNQRIAYIDMEYILQNIPAYMDAQNSLDSKVERWKTKLDKEARAIEVLKTDLANEKAILTKELIEEREEDINIKQESLRRLESLYFGPNGDMYNLRKQLVKPVQDQVYNAVQTIASRKKYDFVFDKSSDLVMLYSNKKHDISDLVVQMINIDQKKQAKKDKINAKKELLKDDNLSEARKEKIAKKNELKDKKEADRLAKIKQIEEKRKQRLKERAEKRKLLQEKREALLKAQQEARKKKEEDTSKDK; via the coding sequence ATGAAAAAAAATATTTTATCGATCGTTCTTTTACTTTTAGCCAGTATCGCTGTTGCCCAAAAAAACCAACGTATTGCATACATTGACATGGAGTATATTCTTCAGAATATTCCCGCATATATGGATGCACAAAATTCTCTAGATTCAAAAGTTGAAAGATGGAAAACGAAACTAGATAAGGAAGCTCGTGCAATAGAAGTTTTAAAAACAGATTTAGCTAATGAAAAAGCTATTTTAACAAAAGAACTCATAGAAGAGCGCGAAGAAGATATTAATATAAAGCAAGAATCTCTTAGAAGATTAGAGTCTCTATATTTTGGTCCGAATGGCGATATGTACAATCTGAGAAAGCAGTTAGTAAAACCTGTACAAGATCAAGTTTACAACGCTGTACAAACTATTGCTTCTAGAAAAAAATATGATTTCGTTTTCGATAAATCGAGCGACTTGGTTATGTTGTATTCCAACAAAAAACACGATATTAGCGACCTCGTTGTACAAATGATTAATATCGACCAAAAGAAGCAAGCTAAAAAGGATAAAATTAATGCTAAAAAAGAATTACTTAAAGACGACAATTTAAGTGAAGCTCGAAAAGAAAAAATTGCCAAGAAAAATGAATTGAAGGATAAGAAAGAGGCAGATAGGCTTGCTAAAATTAAACAAATTGAAGAAAAAAGAAAACAACGTTTAAAAGAAAGAGCCGAAAAAAGAAAACTGTTGCAAGAGAAAAGAGAAGCACTGTTAAAGGCGCAACAAGAAGCTAGAAAGAAAAAAGAAGAAGACACAAGTAAGGACAAATAA
- the murI gene encoding glutamate racemase yields the protein MKINLKQPIGIFDSGIGGTSIWKEIHHLLPNENTIYLSDSKNAPYGQKTTQEIVNLSIKNTELLIKKGAKIIVVACNTATTNAIQYLRNEYTIPFIGIEPAIKPASLNTKTGKVGILATKGTLNSALFEKTASSLSDEITIIEQVGEGLVELIEDGKMYSDEMTSLLHKYLTPMLEKKCDYIVLGCTHYPYLLPQIQKIAGKNITIIDSGEAVARQVKNVLSNQNLLNNSSERANTTFYINKETTVLKAMLKEYENSKISFLDF from the coding sequence ATGAAAATTAACCTAAAACAACCTATTGGTATTTTTGACTCTGGAATTGGAGGCACTTCTATTTGGAAAGAAATTCACCATCTACTACCCAATGAAAATACTATTTATTTATCTGATAGTAAAAATGCGCCCTACGGTCAAAAAACAACACAAGAAATAGTTAATTTATCTATTAAAAATACTGAGCTACTGATTAAAAAAGGAGCTAAAATCATTGTTGTTGCTTGTAATACAGCAACGACAAATGCTATTCAATATCTAAGAAATGAATACACGATTCCTTTTATAGGAATTGAACCAGCTATTAAACCTGCTTCTTTAAACACTAAAACAGGAAAAGTTGGTATACTTGCCACAAAAGGCACTTTAAATAGCGCATTATTTGAAAAAACAGCCTCTAGTTTAAGTGATGAGATTACGATTATAGAACAAGTTGGAGAAGGTCTGGTTGAATTAATAGAAGATGGAAAAATGTATTCTGATGAAATGACTTCTCTCTTACATAAATACCTAACTCCTATGCTAGAGAAAAAATGCGACTATATTGTTTTAGGCTGTACACACTATCCTTACTTACTTCCTCAAATACAGAAAATAGCAGGAAAAAATATAACAATTATCGATTCTGGTGAAGCTGTAGCCAGACAGGTGAAAAATGTTTTATCAAATCAAAACCTACTTAATAATAGTTCTGAAAGAGCTAACACTACCTTCTATATAAATAAAGAAACCACTGTTTTAAAAGCTATGCTGAAAGAGTATGAGAACAGCAAGATTAGCTTCTTAGATTTTTAA
- a CDS encoding OmpH family outer membrane protein, with product MKHLKTLLLVAIFTIGLGGVANAQKTAHINTDKLLAEMPATKAMKAELEKLNKTYRDDIETMYKKLEAKMKKYEAEGKSQTQEVNQKRAIEVQQDRQKIAQAEQTAGQEMQKKYQEKTIPILQKAEEAIKAVAAEKGIIYVLDAAPGKGLIVYDKGEDIYDAVRAKLGF from the coding sequence ATGAAACATTTAAAAACGTTATTATTAGTTGCAATTTTTACGATTGGATTAGGTGGTGTGGCAAATGCACAAAAAACTGCACATATTAACACTGATAAATTATTAGCTGAAATGCCTGCTACAAAAGCTATGAAAGCAGAATTAGAAAAGCTTAATAAAACCTACCGTGACGATATTGAGACTATGTACAAAAAACTAGAGGCTAAAATGAAAAAATATGAAGCTGAAGGTAAAAGTCAAACACAAGAAGTAAACCAAAAAAGAGCTATCGAAGTTCAACAAGACAGACAAAAGATAGCGCAAGCTGAGCAAACTGCTGGTCAAGAAATGCAAAAGAAGTATCAAGAAAAAACCATTCCTATTTTGCAAAAAGCAGAAGAAGCTATTAAAGCTGTAGCTGCTGAAAAAGGAATTATTTATGTACTTGATGCTGCTCCTGGTAAAGGTCTAATCGTTTACGACAAAGGAGAAGATATTTACGATGCAGTAAGAGCTAAATTAGGCTTCTAA
- a CDS encoding four helix bundle protein, whose protein sequence is MNKSEFIESVKSRTKQLAVNIILLYNQIQKTDATRIIGKQLIRSVTSTAANYRAACIARSQREFFAKMSIVLEEADETLFWLELLKDTKLASDEQLKPLMKESLEIVKIVSKARKNSGSS, encoded by the coding sequence GTGAATAAATCGGAATTTATAGAAAGTGTTAAAAGTAGAACAAAACAATTAGCTGTGAATATTATTTTACTTTACAATCAAATTCAAAAAACTGATGCTACAAGAATAATAGGAAAGCAATTAATTCGCTCAGTAACTTCTACTGCTGCAAACTATAGGGCTGCATGTATTGCTCGCTCTCAAAGAGAGTTCTTTGCAAAAATGTCTATCGTATTAGAAGAAGCAGATGAAACATTATTTTGGCTAGAATTACTAAAAGACACAAAACTAGCTTCTGATGAACAATTAAAACCTTTGATGAAAGAATCCTTAGAAATTGTTAAGATTGTTTCTAAAGCACGGAAAAATTCAGGAAGTAGTTAA
- a CDS encoding aldehyde dehydrogenase (NADP(+)): MITGKNYIGNQLIASGNTRYTTFNPQSHQENEHVFTEATPEEINKAVDLASKAFKEYRTISGKRKAAFLNTIADEILALDDELIQIYCTESGLPEGRAKGERGRTVFQLRSFADLVEEGSWVEAMIDTAIPDREPNPKSDLRKMNIPLGPVVVFGASNFPLAYSTAGGDTAAAFAAGCPVIVKSHPMHAGTGELIASAIIKAAEKTGMPNGVFSNLNSGGIEVGQQLVAHPKVKAVGFTGSIRGGRALLDLAAKREEPIPVFAEMGSINPVIMLPKALENRAESLAATYANSITLGTGQFCTNPGLILGLKGESLTNFINSLAHKIVEINPTCMLHPNIIGAYERNKNKAIAQEGLTVVASYKENTPPNYASQIVTTVEGKTFLENPTLHQEVFGPYSIVVQCENEQQLEKIVLNLEGQLTGTVISDANEVANYSNIVAALQNRVGRIIFNGVPTGVEVCPSMVHGGPYPASTDSRFTAVGINSIQRWVRPFCYQDWPNHILPDELKNENPSEILRSINGVLTKKQIK, translated from the coding sequence ATGATTACAGGAAAAAACTATATAGGAAATCAATTAATCGCATCAGGAAATACAAGGTATACCACCTTCAACCCTCAATCACATCAGGAAAATGAGCATGTGTTTACCGAGGCAACTCCAGAAGAAATAAATAAAGCCGTCGATTTAGCTTCAAAAGCTTTTAAAGAATACAGAACCATTTCTGGCAAAAGAAAAGCTGCGTTTTTAAATACCATTGCTGATGAAATTTTAGCCTTAGATGATGAATTGATACAAATCTATTGTACAGAATCTGGATTACCTGAAGGTCGTGCAAAAGGAGAACGAGGAAGAACCGTATTTCAACTACGCTCTTTCGCTGATTTAGTTGAAGAAGGCTCTTGGGTAGAAGCTATGATTGACACTGCAATTCCCGATAGAGAACCAAACCCAAAATCAGACCTACGCAAAATGAATATACCATTAGGTCCTGTAGTTGTTTTTGGGGCGAGTAACTTCCCTCTTGCCTATTCAACCGCAGGCGGAGATACGGCTGCTGCTTTCGCCGCTGGTTGCCCTGTAATCGTAAAATCGCACCCCATGCATGCGGGCACAGGTGAACTCATTGCTTCGGCAATTATAAAAGCCGCAGAAAAAACAGGCATGCCCAACGGTGTTTTTTCTAACTTAAATTCTGGTGGTATTGAAGTCGGACAACAATTGGTGGCACATCCAAAAGTAAAAGCAGTTGGTTTTACAGGTAGCATTCGTGGTGGTAGAGCTTTGTTAGATTTGGCTGCTAAACGCGAAGAGCCCATTCCTGTATTTGCAGAAATGGGAAGCATCAACCCAGTGATTATGCTTCCAAAAGCATTAGAAAACAGGGCAGAAAGTTTGGCTGCTACCTATGCCAACTCCATCACCTTAGGTACGGGACAATTTTGCACCAATCCTGGGCTAATTTTAGGACTGAAAGGAGAAAGCTTAACAAATTTTATCAATTCATTAGCTCATAAAATCGTAGAAATCAATCCTACTTGTATGCTGCACCCAAACATTATAGGAGCTTATGAGCGTAATAAAAACAAAGCTATTGCTCAAGAAGGATTAACGGTAGTTGCTAGCTATAAAGAAAACACACCACCTAATTATGCTTCACAAATAGTTACAACGGTTGAAGGAAAAACATTTTTAGAGAATCCAACCTTACATCAAGAAGTTTTTGGCCCCTACTCTATCGTAGTTCAATGCGAAAACGAACAACAATTAGAAAAAATTGTTTTAAATTTAGAGGGTCAACTAACTGGAACAGTGATTTCTGATGCTAATGAAGTAGCAAACTACTCAAATATTGTTGCTGCTTTACAAAATAGAGTAGGAAGAATTATTTTCAACGGAGTACCTACTGGGGTAGAAGTTTGCCCATCAATGGTACATGGAGGGCCTTATCCTGCCTCAACAGATAGTAGGTTTACAGCTGTTGGAATTAATTCTATTCAACGTTGGGTACGTCCTTTTTGTTATCAAGATTGGCCAAACCATATATTACCAGATGAACTAAAAAACGAAAACCCATCAGAAATTTTACGTTCTATTAACGGTGTATTAACAAAAAAACAGATTAAATAA